A part of Oceanidesulfovibrio indonesiensis genomic DNA contains:
- the ispD gene encoding 2-C-methyl-D-erythritol 4-phosphate cytidylyltransferase, with product MSAPSPSTWAVVLAAGSGSRMRADRPKQFLEFEDAPLFWRSAQTFAGMPDIAGIVFVFPPAMLDASARIAEELFSRQPFGLPWKTAPGGKRRQDSVAAGLAVLPKECDTVLVHDSARPFFSAGLATRLLDALSDEIPAAIPALAVTDTVKEVESGRVVRTLDRSRLYAVQTPQAFRRDVLEAAHELSRSENLEATDDASLVEALGRPVAVVEGESGNVKITTPEDARLLDKEAVMIPVTGFGYDVHKYGPGRPMVLGGVPIQGGPEVVAHSDGDVLLHALTDALLGCMGGGDIGQRFPDSDPAYAGMESSLFLREVLEDARRSGLEIVHADLTIIAQIPKVGPHRERIVKNVAALLGLPPERVAVKATTEEGLGFTGEKKGIKSVAVVTAVRRG from the coding sequence ATGTCAGCACCTTCGCCTTCCACATGGGCCGTCGTTCTTGCCGCGGGCAGCGGATCGCGCATGCGCGCCGACCGGCCCAAGCAGTTCCTGGAGTTCGAAGACGCTCCGCTGTTCTGGCGTTCTGCGCAGACCTTCGCCGGCATGCCGGATATTGCCGGCATCGTCTTCGTGTTCCCGCCCGCCATGCTCGATGCAAGCGCGCGAATAGCAGAGGAACTCTTCTCCCGCCAGCCCTTCGGACTGCCTTGGAAAACCGCGCCCGGCGGAAAGCGCCGTCAGGACTCCGTTGCAGCGGGACTCGCCGTGCTGCCCAAAGAATGCGACACGGTGCTCGTGCACGATTCTGCCCGGCCATTCTTTTCCGCCGGCCTGGCGACACGTCTGCTGGATGCCCTGAGCGACGAGATTCCGGCCGCCATTCCGGCTCTGGCCGTGACGGACACCGTCAAGGAGGTCGAATCCGGTCGCGTGGTTCGCACGCTGGACCGCAGCAGGCTGTATGCGGTGCAGACGCCCCAGGCTTTCCGCCGTGATGTGCTTGAGGCGGCGCATGAACTGTCCCGTTCAGAAAACCTCGAGGCCACGGATGACGCCTCTCTGGTGGAAGCGCTGGGCAGACCTGTGGCCGTTGTGGAGGGCGAGTCCGGCAACGTGAAGATCACCACGCCCGAGGACGCCAGACTCCTCGACAAGGAGGCGGTCATGATTCCCGTCACGGGATTCGGCTACGATGTGCACAAGTACGGCCCTGGGCGGCCTATGGTTCTGGGTGGCGTGCCCATCCAGGGCGGCCCTGAGGTGGTGGCCCACTCCGATGGCGACGTCCTGCTTCATGCTCTGACGGACGCTTTGCTCGGCTGCATGGGCGGGGGAGACATTGGCCAACGCTTTCCGGACAGCGACCCCGCATACGCCGGCATGGAATCCAGTCTTTTCCTTCGCGAGGTTCTGGAGGATGCCCGCCGCAGCGGTCTGGAGATCGTCCATGCAGACTTGACGATCATCGCCCAAATCCCCAAAGTGGGGCCGCACCGTGAACGTATCGTGAAGAATGTCGCCGCTCTGCTCGGTCTGCCGCCCGAGCGCGTGGCCGTGAAGGCCACCACTGAGGAAGGCCTCGGCTTCACCGGCGAGAAAAAAGGCATCAAGAGCGTGGCCGTGGTCACCGCTGTCCGTCGCGGCTGA
- a CDS encoding glycosyltransferase family 2 protein: MSDSEHIPASPSPQTPIWRPDHVFPHDIPDNLKEMLLVGSVGTLHRTAMAGAALGWSTNGSHRGPRLALDMLSAAWEADPLNLVAAHHTVKLADQLGLSDAPLPAVLRELLARVRDEKPHDASFRRRPADEQLEMLLAELSRNIFLPRSLDLAIRLAIAMGCKNRVLTLLSKPWPPVLQPVRLLLLGRMHHFTGDPETASLHYRVADEYLEAAEAEASLAMCLYELGHKDEAVSRLTSVLRRRPWHVNVRLTLYDLIHRIHARKGCIPDSLAVLLYTFNKSGELDATLKRVFDSELIGAKVHVLDNGSSDRTGNVCAAWLRRVGPERLAVHRLPTNIGAPAARNWLLALDEVRTCEFVAFLDDDAQPPPDWIRRLVTAQELYPEAGAWGCRVHDAGLTPFTQSVDLQPRPPYGTPADHPEVSDLHLQGLDPGYFKYVRPALSVTGCCHMFPRKSFDIVGGFDLRYSPSQLDDLDLDLRLAERETPPVYQGHLGVGHLKRTGVLSESDSRTAANSRGNQEKLHGKYAGERWHTIRRKMLSILHMDLEEKSRYLEVLLKP, from the coding sequence ATGTCCGACTCCGAACATATCCCGGCCTCGCCTTCGCCGCAAACGCCAATCTGGCGTCCGGACCACGTTTTCCCCCACGACATACCCGATAACCTCAAAGAAATGCTGCTTGTGGGCAGCGTGGGCACCTTGCATCGCACGGCCATGGCAGGCGCCGCCCTCGGCTGGTCGACCAATGGCAGCCATCGTGGTCCACGGCTCGCCCTGGACATGCTCTCCGCCGCCTGGGAAGCCGACCCGCTCAATCTGGTCGCCGCCCACCACACGGTGAAGCTTGCCGACCAACTCGGGCTGAGCGACGCGCCTCTTCCCGCCGTGCTGCGAGAGCTCCTCGCCCGCGTCAGGGACGAAAAGCCCCATGACGCCTCATTCCGCAGACGTCCGGCGGACGAACAGCTGGAAATGCTTCTGGCCGAGCTGTCCCGGAACATCTTTCTGCCGCGATCGCTGGATCTCGCAATCCGGCTGGCCATAGCCATGGGCTGCAAGAATCGCGTGCTCACCCTGCTTTCCAAGCCATGGCCGCCGGTTCTGCAACCAGTCCGCCTGCTGCTGCTCGGTCGGATGCACCACTTTACCGGCGATCCTGAAACCGCATCGCTGCATTACCGTGTGGCCGACGAGTACCTCGAAGCAGCAGAGGCCGAAGCCAGCCTGGCCATGTGCCTCTACGAACTGGGACACAAGGACGAGGCTGTCTCGCGCCTGACGAGCGTGCTGCGGCGCCGGCCATGGCACGTGAACGTGCGGCTGACACTGTACGACCTCATCCACCGCATCCACGCGCGCAAGGGGTGTATTCCGGACAGCCTCGCCGTGCTGCTCTACACATTCAACAAATCCGGCGAACTGGACGCGACCCTGAAACGGGTTTTCGACTCCGAACTCATCGGCGCCAAAGTCCACGTGCTGGACAACGGTTCCAGCGACCGGACCGGCAATGTCTGTGCGGCGTGGCTCCGTCGGGTCGGCCCCGAGAGACTAGCCGTGCACAGGCTGCCTACAAACATCGGCGCGCCGGCTGCTCGCAACTGGCTGCTGGCATTGGACGAGGTGCGGACCTGCGAGTTCGTTGCGTTCCTGGACGATGACGCGCAGCCCCCGCCGGACTGGATTCGCCGTCTCGTCACGGCGCAGGAGCTCTACCCGGAGGCCGGGGCCTGGGGGTGCCGCGTGCATGATGCCGGTCTGACGCCTTTCACCCAATCCGTGGACCTGCAACCACGTCCGCCATACGGAACCCCGGCGGACCACCCCGAGGTCTCGGACCTCCACCTGCAAGGGCTGGATCCCGGTTACTTCAAATACGTGCGGCCGGCGCTTTCCGTTACTGGATGCTGCCACATGTTTCCCCGCAAATCTTTCGACATCGTGGGCGGTTTCGACCTGCGCTACTCCCCCAGCCAGCTGGATGATCTGGACCTGGACCTGCGTCTTGCAGAGCGGGAAACGCCGCCCGTGTACCAGGGGCATCTGGGCGTGGGCCATTTGAAGCGAACGGGCGTGCTCTCGGAAAGCGACTCCAGAACGGCGGCCAACAGCCGCGGCAATCAGGAGAAGCTGCATGGCAAGTACGCCGGCGAACGCTGGCACACCATCCGCCGCAAGATGCTCTCCATCCTGCACATGGACCTCGAAGAAAAGTCCAGATATCTTGAGGTGCTGCTCAAGCCCTGA
- a CDS encoding glycosyltransferase family 2 protein: MIKSQFALVVLHYGDPALTARLHRQLLAADPEWSERIFVLDNAAPQPYPGAWLRLDANIYWAGALEYVVDTFAAQGVRKLWFLNNDVLFVSDPSYIGRALARLKRLEKSGTPVGCWAPAVRSNPYHPQMVVNPHMQVSEVALVDGIAPLLDLQAVAAAGGVDCLNNPYGYGVDLVLSRRIAEAGFRLVVDQQIVIRHTYHATARTVDGFMDKAARAEANYLASHLGPRYQDELTRWKSYRRDFDRI; the protein is encoded by the coding sequence ATGATTAAGTCCCAATTCGCGCTCGTCGTTCTTCATTACGGCGATCCAGCCCTGACGGCGCGTTTGCACCGTCAACTCCTCGCAGCCGATCCGGAATGGTCCGAACGCATTTTCGTTCTGGACAACGCTGCGCCGCAGCCGTACCCGGGTGCTTGGCTCCGCCTTGACGCGAACATCTATTGGGCCGGCGCGCTCGAATACGTAGTGGACACATTTGCCGCGCAGGGCGTGCGGAAACTCTGGTTCCTGAACAACGACGTCCTTTTCGTGTCCGATCCATCATACATCGGTCGCGCCCTGGCGCGGCTGAAGCGTCTGGAAAAATCCGGAACGCCCGTGGGCTGCTGGGCTCCGGCCGTGCGAAGCAATCCCTACCACCCACAGATGGTTGTGAATCCCCACATGCAGGTGAGCGAGGTCGCACTCGTGGACGGCATAGCGCCATTGCTCGATCTCCAGGCCGTGGCTGCGGCCGGCGGGGTGGATTGCCTGAACAATCCGTACGGATACGGGGTGGACCTCGTGTTGAGCCGGCGAATCGCCGAGGCTGGATTTCGCCTGGTGGTGGACCAACAGATAGTAATCCGCCACACGTACCATGCCACAGCGCGGACCGTGGACGGATTCATGGACAAAGCGGCCCGCGCCGAGGCGAACTATCTTGCGTCGCATCTGGGACCGCGTTACCAAGATGAACTGACGCGCTGGAAGTCATACCGGCGCGATTTCGACCGAATATAA
- a CDS encoding dual CXXC motif small (seleno)protein translates to MSFFFSSSRTAHTTIPCRHCDTPLIAQRGCREVRLYCETCRKNYDLKEYVHLMDEALETFLDQAFCDRI, encoded by the coding sequence ATGTCTTTCTTTTTTTCATCGAGCCGTACGGCTCACACGACCATCCCCTGCCGGCATTGCGACACGCCCCTCATCGCCCAGCGTGGCTGCCGCGAGGTCAGGTTGTATTGCGAAACCTGTCGGAAAAACTACGATCTCAAGGAATATGTCCACCTCATGGACGAGGCCCTGGAGACGTTCCTCGACCAGGCGTTCTGCGATCGGATATAA
- the dapB gene encoding 4-hydroxy-tetrahydrodipicolinate reductase has translation MSAAIIVMGAKGRMGSTIASLVQEDPDMTLAAVVERPSSVLELTGYECMVSSDLNEVLPKLPGAVVIDFTAPESTVNSARICAVHGNPLVAGTTGLNVDQQKILQDTAASAPILWAPNMSVGVNVLLDVLPRLVRMLGEAYDLEMVELHHNKKKDAPSGTALKLAECLAEARDWKLSDVGNYCREGIIGARPEKEIGVQTIRGGDVVGVHTVYFLGPGERIEVTHQAHSRETFAQGAIRAAKWLVNQAPGRLYGMADVLG, from the coding sequence ATGTCCGCAGCCATTATCGTCATGGGCGCGAAGGGTCGCATGGGCTCGACCATCGCTTCACTGGTGCAGGAAGATCCGGATATGACCCTCGCCGCGGTGGTGGAGCGTCCCAGCTCCGTGCTCGAGCTCACGGGGTATGAGTGCATGGTCTCGTCCGATCTGAACGAGGTGTTGCCCAAGCTGCCCGGGGCGGTGGTCATCGATTTCACGGCGCCGGAGAGCACGGTGAACTCGGCCAGGATCTGCGCCGTTCACGGCAATCCCCTGGTGGCCGGAACCACCGGGCTCAACGTGGATCAGCAGAAAATCTTGCAGGACACGGCAGCCAGCGCGCCCATCCTGTGGGCGCCGAACATGAGCGTGGGCGTGAACGTGCTGCTGGACGTGCTGCCGCGGCTGGTGCGCATGCTGGGCGAGGCGTATGATCTGGAGATGGTGGAGCTCCACCACAACAAGAAAAAGGACGCGCCGAGCGGCACGGCCCTGAAGCTGGCGGAATGCCTGGCTGAAGCGCGGGACTGGAAGCTCTCCGATGTAGGCAACTACTGTCGCGAAGGCATCATCGGCGCGCGGCCGGAAAAGGAGATCGGCGTGCAGACCATCCGCGGCGGCGACGTGGTGGGCGTGCACACAGTCTATTTTCTTGGACCAGGCGAGCGCATTGAAGTGACGCATCAGGCGCACTCGCGCGAAACCTTTGCCCAAGGCGCCATTCGGGCCGCCAAGTGGCTCGTTAACCAGGCTCCCGGCCGGCTCTACGGCATGGCCGACGTGCTGGGCTAG
- the ligA gene encoding NAD-dependent DNA ligase LigA: protein MTEQDNNELQRRVETLRRMIAYHDYRYYVLDDPEISDPEYDALFDELKQLETEHPELDDPNSPTKRVGGAPLEAFAHYRHALPMYSLDNGFSVQDFRNFIDRLSRLLPDRDASSLAFWADPKMDGLAVEVVYENGQLAVGATRGDGETGENVTENMRTVRNLPLTLRFRDDMPAPAVLDVRGEVLMHRDDFETMNSRQLEEGGKVFANPRNAAAGSVRQLDSRITAQRPLKFIAYGVGRVEWPAGVDAPDWSTQTRVMEGLGALGFTIPPRGRRCESPAEVEAAYEELSQARTQFPFEIDGVVAKLDDRELQADLGATARAPRWAIALKFPAHQGVTVLQDIRVQVGRTGALTPVAILEPVSLAGVTVSRATLHNEDEIRAKDLKIGDHVVIQRAGDVIPEVVRPLSEKRTGDEREFVFPETCPECGAETVRLPGEAAWRCPNMACPAVRRQRLIHFVSKAGLDMEGVGKKWVEQFIDAGMVTTPADMFSLDRDELLKLDRMGPKLADNILASVEAAKNAPMRRLIAALGIRLVGEQTARTLAAHFRSMDNLFSEAGRELGEDEPDPLQELPDIGPEVAASLRAFFTNESNRELLNRLRDIGLWPESDLPELSEAPVEGPLSGKKVLVTGAVPGLTRDEARQAVIEAGGEAASTVSKNLDILVVGDKPGQSKLDKAAKLNVPRMDADEFLRLIGK, encoded by the coding sequence TTGACTGAGCAAGACAATAACGAACTGCAACGGCGGGTGGAGACGCTGCGCCGGATGATCGCCTACCACGATTATCGATACTACGTCCTGGATGATCCGGAGATTTCTGACCCGGAGTACGACGCCCTGTTCGATGAACTCAAACAGCTGGAAACGGAGCATCCTGAGCTCGACGATCCCAACTCCCCGACCAAACGCGTTGGTGGCGCACCACTCGAAGCTTTCGCGCATTATCGCCACGCGCTGCCCATGTACAGCCTGGACAACGGCTTTTCGGTGCAAGATTTTCGCAATTTCATCGACCGCTTGAGCCGCCTGTTGCCCGATCGGGACGCGAGTTCGCTGGCTTTCTGGGCAGACCCGAAGATGGATGGCCTGGCCGTGGAGGTTGTCTATGAAAATGGACAACTGGCCGTTGGGGCCACGCGCGGCGACGGTGAAACCGGCGAGAACGTCACAGAGAACATGCGCACCGTTCGCAACCTGCCGCTTACACTGCGCTTTCGTGACGACATGCCCGCCCCGGCCGTGCTGGATGTGCGCGGGGAGGTGCTTATGCACCGCGACGACTTCGAAACCATGAACTCCCGGCAGCTGGAAGAGGGCGGCAAGGTTTTCGCCAACCCGCGAAATGCCGCGGCCGGCTCGGTGCGGCAACTTGATTCCCGCATTACGGCGCAGCGTCCGCTCAAGTTCATTGCCTACGGTGTGGGCCGGGTGGAATGGCCGGCAGGCGTGGACGCGCCGGACTGGTCCACGCAGACCAGGGTCATGGAAGGCTTGGGCGCGCTGGGTTTCACCATTCCGCCCAGGGGCCGCCGCTGCGAAAGTCCGGCCGAAGTGGAGGCCGCTTACGAGGAGCTTTCCCAGGCGCGGACTCAGTTCCCGTTCGAGATAGACGGCGTGGTGGCCAAGCTGGACGACCGCGAGCTCCAAGCCGACCTCGGAGCCACGGCCCGCGCACCGCGATGGGCCATCGCACTGAAATTCCCGGCGCATCAGGGCGTCACCGTGTTGCAGGATATCCGCGTGCAGGTGGGCCGCACCGGAGCGCTCACGCCCGTGGCTATTCTGGAGCCGGTCTCTCTGGCCGGCGTCACCGTATCCCGCGCCACCTTGCACAACGAGGACGAGATACGCGCCAAGGATCTGAAGATCGGCGATCACGTAGTTATCCAGCGCGCTGGGGACGTTATCCCCGAGGTCGTACGTCCGCTTTCCGAAAAGCGCACCGGTGACGAACGGGAGTTCGTGTTTCCCGAGACTTGTCCCGAATGCGGCGCGGAGACCGTGCGCCTTCCCGGCGAGGCGGCGTGGCGTTGTCCGAATATGGCTTGCCCGGCAGTCCGGCGTCAGCGGCTCATCCATTTCGTGTCCAAGGCCGGGCTCGATATGGAAGGCGTGGGCAAGAAGTGGGTGGAACAATTCATAGATGCCGGCATGGTGACCACGCCGGCGGATATGTTCTCCCTGGACAGGGACGAGCTTCTGAAGCTGGACCGGATGGGCCCCAAGCTCGCGGACAACATCCTTGCAAGTGTGGAGGCCGCCAAGAACGCCCCTATGCGCCGGCTCATCGCAGCCCTGGGTATCCGGCTGGTGGGGGAGCAGACCGCGCGCACCCTGGCCGCACATTTTCGCAGCATGGACAATCTGTTCAGCGAGGCCGGGCGGGAACTTGGCGAGGACGAGCCCGACCCGTTACAGGAACTGCCGGACATCGGACCCGAGGTGGCCGCCTCCCTGCGCGCTTTCTTTACCAACGAGAGCAACCGCGAACTGTTGAACCGGCTGCGCGACATTGGCTTGTGGCCCGAGAGCGATCTGCCCGAGCTTTCGGAAGCGCCGGTGGAGGGCCCGTTGTCCGGCAAGAAGGTGCTCGTGACCGGGGCCGTGCCAGGACTCACGCGGGACGAGGCCAGGCAGGCGGTCATCGAAGCCGGCGGTGAAGCGGCTTCCACGGTATCTAAAAATCTGGACATTCTCGTAGTGGGTGACAAGCCCGGCCAGAGCAAGCTGGACAAAGCAGCAAAACTGAACGTGCCGCGTATGGACGCGGACGAGTTTTTGCGTCTCATTGGCAAGTAA
- a CDS encoding ACT domain-containing protein has product MKVEQISIFLENKAGRLAEVTRILSENKINIRALSLADTSDFGILRLIVSDTQKAREALKENGFTVGRTTVVAVEVPDAPGGLANILEILSSQGVNVEYMYAFVHQSGKNAILIFRFDRTDQAIETLEQNNIKVVPGEKVYSL; this is encoded by the coding sequence ATGAAAGTCGAGCAGATTTCCATCTTCCTGGAGAACAAGGCGGGACGTCTTGCCGAAGTGACCCGTATCCTCTCGGAAAACAAGATCAATATTCGTGCGCTCTCCCTTGCCGACACCTCGGATTTCGGCATCCTGCGACTCATCGTGTCCGATACCCAGAAGGCCCGCGAAGCGCTCAAAGAAAACGGCTTCACCGTGGGCCGCACCACTGTCGTTGCCGTGGAAGTGCCGGACGCGCCAGGCGGCCTAGCGAACATCCTGGAGATTCTTTCCTCCCAGGGCGTGAATGTGGAGTACATGTATGCATTCGTGCACCAGAGCGGCAAGAACGCCATTCTCATCTTCCGCTTCGACCGCACTGATCAGGCCATCGAAACTCTTGAGCAAAACAACATCAAGGTCGTGCCAGGCGAGAAAGTATACAGCCTGTAG